The Epinephelus lanceolatus isolate andai-2023 chromosome 14, ASM4190304v1, whole genome shotgun sequence region TCTCTTTGCCACAGACTACAGCAACATAAATCTCACTGATTTTAAGGAGGAGATAGTGTTCAAAGGAGTGAGAGCATGTGTTGCTCAAATCTAGGCAAATGGGCCTGCAAGGCAGCATTTTCAAATGGAtcaaaaaaagaggaaagacaGCGATACGGGAGACAATAAACTGAAGACGCAGAAAAACACGACATGAAAATGAGCAAGTCAGAAACACGGGGCCATAAGTCACCCTGCGTAGGCTCTGATTTTCCTCTACATCATGCTGCTCCCCACAGAGACACTGTATTGGCCATGTTTAAAAGCTCAGTCAACCGGCACACATATCCCTCCCTTCCTCATTACCAAAACAAGCTAAATAAAAACCTGTTAATGGGCTGTGCTGTGGGTGTCTTTAGAAGacagcataaaaaaacaaaaactatacAAACATATCAGAGGGACCCCCGGACAGTTGAACAAACCTATGACACAGTCATAGTCATCTAATGGGGATGAAAACACACTCGAGCATCCTACACATCCTCATCTGAGCATGCACGTAAACAGTGcaagaacaaaaaaacacaagtgacTCACTGAAAACCAACTgggacacacacagtgtcatatcctgagagagtgtgtgagagatgcCCTCCTCTTACTGAAGGACAGATGGATCCCCCAATCTGTTGTGTGCCAGTGTGCCAAAGGACAACTGGTCACCAAACAACCTGCAAcctgagagcagagcagagcggaGCAGAGACCTTTGGGCTCTCTGCGGACACCAAAGCATAACTGCATAAATATCAGCGAAGTGACTGGGAGGTAAAGTGTGTGGGCTAAACCTCAAATGTTACCATTAAATTATTATCACGGCTGTTGGGCGACCTCTAGCGGCCTCAGTGAGGAACTGCAGCTCGACGCAACGTCAGCACGGAATGTTCCACTACGTTAAAAACAGGGGTGAACAGCGTGAATTCAACGTCTACAACATTACCATTGTCGTGTCTTTGTGTGCTTATTTCGACGCCGATatatttctttactttttaaaacatgatCAATAGTATTTGTTTGTAAAAACGAATCGAAATGAGGCGATagaaacacaataacaaaagtGTTGTTTTCCCCTCGGTGACGGTCGCAGGAAGTGCTCAGAGCAAAGGCGCCTTTTCTGAACTCATGTCGTCAGGCGAAAAGTAGCTTTGACACTCAGCAGGCCGACACTGTTTTAGCTCAAATACACATTCATTTTATAGAAATAACAACTCGGGGAAACAGCAGCACACTCCGTTAAACTCAATAATACAACATGGCGACTAAAAAGAAGCGAACGCCTCATGTAAATAACGACAGTTGGGTTGTCATCGCTGCGGGTAGGTGAAGCTGTGCAACGAAGACACTCAGTTTGAGCTAACTTAGCTAAGCTAGCTTGCGACTATTAGATGCGGGTAGCCATAGCACCGTTATCAGACCTAACTGTCATCATGTAACGTTAAGCTCCTTAGTTAACAAACGGCAATGTTAGCTATTATGCTAGCTTGCTTCTAACTTTAGCCACATATCACAGGAAATGACGCCTAACGACTAAGTTAGctagttgtttgttttgtttgagtgtCTTCCAAAAAATAACGTTAAaggcattgtttttttgttgtggtttttttaagtagggttgtatgaggtacttattcaTAGACAGTATACTAtacacagtagatgtcagtcggcacgcctccagtttggagaagtagACAGGAGTCTGACATGAAAGCGAAACATCTACTGATGTGCAGGTGTCCGCAACAAAACGTATTTTTGCCACCTATAAAAAGTCCCACCTTAAAAAGTTCAATAACGGTTTGAGCGtacactatattgagaatatgGCCACTGCTTTATCTCACTGCCAGACGGTGATTACCAACCAGGAAATGAAGCCATCAAGGTAATCTCTTCagtgccagactccattgagaaaaccaGAGATTAAACGATGCCCTACATAGGAGcggctggtctactgctgcctccaacagcttctttgtttgtgttatattgtgacttttgtgaatccaaactaacccttttaaaagCCAAAGTCACTCAATaatactaactaactaactgatcaagccGGTGGTAGATCAACAGCTCCCATGgtcagcaagctaaaattactgtttttatcaatgTAGTCTGGTGGCTGTATTAGAGCACAAATGAGGAGCTGAAGCTGTCAAAACCGGCTGTCTGGCAGTAAAGTGATGAGAATACTTTAAGTATAGCGTAcgcttaaactgatattgaaatTTTTAGATGGAACTTTTGTGTCAGAGTCCTgcttgcttctccaaactgggagcatgCCGACCGCCATCTACAGCATgtgatacactgactatgggtaagtacctcatacaaccccacttcagaaAACTGTCCCTTTAGCATTTGTGCCCAGTTTAGTAGTGTTAACTTTGCTTTTGTTCTCAGATTGACATACAGCCAGACAGTTATCATTTCTCACAGAGTACACAGTGAATTTTTCTTAGAGATGACTCTTTATTTATCATGAATGTCGCTTCTGTTTTGGTGTCCACAGACTCTGCCATCCACACACAGAAGCACGACAGTGACCCAGCTTTTGTGAGGCTAAGGAATCCTGCTACAGGTCGAGCACTTTTCTTATTGTTGTAACATTATCTCTgcggctgcaactaacaatctCAGGTCTATAAATTGTCATAGGATAGTAAAAATGTCTGTCAAGTTTCCATAGCCCGAGGCGACGTTTTcgaatcttgttttttttttttcccaacaatCAGTAACAATCCAAAGTATCCAATGCGTCAatttattcagtttattatGACAGAAGATTATTAACATGAAGTCATAAGCAAATATCtacttttttctatttattagtatttaaaggttcagtgtgtagaaCGTAGGGGGCTATATTGGCAGAACTAGAATATACgtagtatgttttctttagtgtataatcacctgaaaataaagatTGTTGGGTTTTGTTACTTAAAGTGAGCCATTTATACCTACATGGGGAGGGGGTCCTcgtccacagagtccaccatgttgcactacCACGTTTCTagagtagcccagaacggaaaaaccaaacactgactctagagagggctattcatgtttttgcatcggCAACTATAGCTAGTAGCCCCTCCATGATGAGCCAAAGGTCGGAAAAAAACTAATTTTCAATGTGAAACTTCTTTATTTAGAGTTtctaccggtttaaatcactgggtccatttgttttggagaggaagagacctctacggataatttggctccgggtaaaaaacctcctgaacaaggAGCACTGGAGAAATCCTAACTGGGAGTTGATGGTTTTCAAACAGGAGAAGTTTGAGCTAGTTTTTGACCTCTAATAGTGCTCTGGAGCTTTTTTTCCTAGTTTTGTCAGTCTTGTGCAAATATTTTATGAGGAAGGAAATGCATTCACATTTGTTGGACCTCAAGGATACACACAAGGCGTTTTACTAAGTAACTCTGAATGTAAACATAACTGTTAGCTGCATTCTTAACAACACTGTATTAACATAAAGTCAAAATCTGATCAATTCAATCATGAGGATAtgtataacataaaataaacatcacATGAAAGTTAAGGCTTTTCCCCAGCAGTCTAATTCTGTATCTTATGAAATGCATTTGCTGATGTTGAAGTGAAAGTAACTCAGTTCctccttgttttttttggctggCAGATGTGGCATCTCTGTATATGCTCAGTAGTGGGGACGTACAGCTGTTTGAGGTCAAAGCATTTGAAGAAGATTTCCACTCCTGGTTTGTTGGTCAGACTGTACAGAGAGGTTGGTCTCAGTCCTTGTTACAGTTTAAACTCTGACCAAACTAATGATAATTGCTTACAGTGCTACAAAGGCTCACATCAGCTTTAGTCCCAATTAGCTGTATTTCTCAGCTGTAAAAGAGTTTTTTCTCATTCTTAACAATGACGAAGAGGATCTGctgataaaaatgtaattaaaacaaACCATTAGGTCTGTCAAACATTGTTTTATATGTTGATTAAATTTAAGTTTAAAttgtcagaatcagaaatactttgttTTCCACAGGGGAAATTGGGTCATGTCACAGTTGGTCTTACATAGATAACttacattataaaaaataaaaagtatataaAAGATATGTGCAGTATGCTACATGACGCATTTGAACATTTAGAAATGCTGCacttttattatgtatttttaacTGTGGTCTAGGTTTTGAATTTGATCATGTGATAATCAGGTGTTTGTTTCTCTCTATTTGTTTAACAGATGGGAGACTTCTCTTTTTAACACCGATGGATCCTCTCTATTTAATTTTGCCATATTTGATTAAATCTGGCAGAGAGGTAAGAAACAGAAACCTACGTTAATCTCACAGCTGTTGTTTCAGTGATGTTTTCATGAAGCTTTGTTCTGTCCATTGGAGTCTgagttatgttttattttttaaacttaataaTTAACTTATTTTGTGTActaatgtttttaaatataatgttaATTAAATATGATTCTTGTATTTAATGTTACTAATATTATAGACACAGACTGCACAATAAATCTGTTGAACTGTATTTCTATCAGCCCAATCCAGTCTATATTTTAAAAGAACAGTGTCTGCATGTTATCCAGCTGAATAGGATCAGCAGCAGTCACTGTAAACAGGACTCAGTTTCCTCACGTACCCCTCACACATGAATGTCACAGTATCCGTTGTTATGTCATTTGTTGCTCAGGGGAAGTTCCAGCCGGTGGATCAAGTTGTTATGGACGAGGAATTCCCAGCTTGCTCAAGGCTGCTGAGCTGCACACGCTCCCTGGCCTCCCTGCACCACATCGCAGAGGAAAAAGGTGAAGTTTATTTTTTGAAGCTAATCTCGCCCAGTTATAAGGTTATTCTGATCACATTGTTGAAATGCTGTGTTTCATACTTACAGAGGTGGGAGGTCTGAAGTTCAATCGATACAGTGAAGAGAAGACGATGAATTGGTTGAAGAAAAAGGTAATCACAAGAAGTCATTAACACTGTGAAATTCAAACCAATTCTTCTGTGAAGGGCAGAAGACAGCAAGATATTGTTACTGCAACATAGGCCTGCCGTAGTCAATGACATTACAGGTGTTACACGATGTTAGGGCATATACCAGTTACATTACTTGCCCACTGCCAACGCcatcattttgcttctttttccCCCAATCAGAAGGCTACTTAGTCGGACGACCAATGCTAAAATATTAGTACTCAGGTTCTTAGCTATAAACTGAGAGCACAGAATTAACAGGAGTCAGATTTCACTTATAAGGAGGGTTAACTGACAAGATGCTGGCGCAGGATTTGGTGTCAAATCACAAAGCAAAAGTGCCTATTTGGTAGTATTTTAGATTAAAACCTGTCAACACTTGAAAAGCTGATAACATTA contains the following coding sequences:
- the rnaseh2b gene encoding ribonuclease H2 subunit B isoform X2 — its product is MATKKKRTPHVNNDSWVVIAADSAIHTQKHDSDPAFVRLRNPATDVASLYMLSSGDVQLFEVKAFEEDFHSWFVGQTVQRDGRLLFLTPMDPLYLILPYLIKSGREGKFQPVDQVVMDEEFPACSRLLSCTRSLASLHHIAEEKEVGGLKFNRYSEEKTMNWLKKKVERTVTALKARSISVGEGVKSTTYVRMKSESDHCEEDYLRYAHGLISEYLSGDLSKALLNHLQLPELTSPKETEPPSKKRKLSDKPVEAGDDYTKFNSADFARKPPKKMTAAQKSLAKVDKTGMKTMSSFFSPKVKAEK
- the rnaseh2b gene encoding ribonuclease H2 subunit B isoform X3, whose protein sequence is MELLCQSPACFSKLGACRPPSTACDTLTMDSAIHTQKHDSDPAFVRLRNPATDVASLYMLSSGDVQLFEVKAFEEDFHSWFVGQTVQRDGRLLFLTPMDPLYLILPYLIKSGREGKFQPVDQVVMDEEFPACSRLLSCTRSLASLHHIAEEKEVGGLKFNRYSEEKTMNWLKKKVERTVTALKARSISVGEGVKSTTYVRMKSESDHCEEDYLRYAHGLISEYLSGDLSKALLNHLQLPELTSPKETEPPSKPPKKMTAAQKSLAKVDKTGMKTMSSFFSPKVKAEK
- the rnaseh2b gene encoding ribonuclease H2 subunit B isoform X1, producing the protein MDSAIHTQKHDSDPAFVRLRNPATDVASLYMLSSGDVQLFEVKAFEEDFHSWFVGQTVQRDGRLLFLTPMDPLYLILPYLIKSGREGKFQPVDQVVMDEEFPACSRLLSCTRSLASLHHIAEEKEVGGLKFNRYSEEKTMNWLKKKVERTVTALKARSISVGEGVKSTTYVRMKSESDHCEEDYLRYAHGLISEYLSGDLSKALLNHLQLPELTSPKETEPPSKKRKLSDKPVEAGDDYTKFNSADFARKPPKKMTAAQKSLAKVDKTGMKTMSSFFSPKVKAEK